The Kiritimatiellia bacterium genome has a window encoding:
- a CDS encoding L-threonylcarbamoyladenylate synthase yields MGDWRAVVRTAADTLRAGGIGAFPTETVYGLGARAADARAVARVFEVKRRPTFDPLIVHVGDESGAMALAAEWPESAHRLTRAFWPGPLTVVVPKRPDVPDIVTAGLPTVALRCPRHPVAAELLRALGEPIAAPSANPFGRTSPTAAEHVRETLGSEVDFVLDAGPCTVGIESTIVSLVAARPALLRPGGVPAEEIEAVVGPLDRPREVSPDRPESPGRLPRHYAPRTPLRLVPAGATARPGSGRWGLLVFQRLPEVGGWERVEVLSRVGDLREAAANLFAAIRRLDEANLDGIAAELVPDSGLGLAINDRLRRAAHPGPVE; encoded by the coding sequence ATGGGGGACTGGCGTGCGGTGGTGCGTACCGCGGCGGACACGCTGCGGGCCGGCGGCATCGGGGCATTCCCCACCGAGACGGTCTATGGCCTGGGCGCCCGCGCGGCCGATGCGCGAGCGGTCGCGCGCGTGTTTGAGGTGAAACGTCGACCCACCTTTGACCCGCTCATCGTGCACGTCGGAGACGAATCGGGCGCGATGGCCCTCGCGGCGGAGTGGCCTGAAAGCGCGCATCGTCTGACCCGGGCATTCTGGCCGGGCCCGCTCACTGTGGTGGTTCCGAAACGGCCGGATGTGCCAGACATCGTCACCGCTGGCCTACCCACTGTGGCGCTGCGATGCCCCCGGCATCCGGTCGCGGCGGAGCTGCTGCGCGCGCTGGGCGAACCGATCGCAGCGCCGAGCGCCAACCCGTTCGGCCGGACCAGTCCCACCGCCGCCGAACACGTGCGCGAAACGCTCGGCTCGGAGGTGGACTTTGTGCTGGATGCCGGGCCGTGCACCGTCGGTATCGAGTCGACTATTGTCAGCCTTGTGGCGGCCCGTCCCGCGCTGCTGCGGCCGGGTGGCGTGCCGGCCGAAGAGATCGAGGCGGTGGTGGGGCCGCTGGACCGACCCCGCGAGGTAAGTCCGGACCGGCCCGAGTCGCCGGGTCGCCTCCCGCGCCATTACGCTCCCAGGACCCCCCTGCGGCTGGTGCCGGCAGGTGCGACGGCCAGACCCGGGTCGGGCCGCTGGGGTCTGCTCGTGTTTCAACGGTTGCCGGAGGTAGGAGGGTGGGAACGCGTCGAAGTGCTCTCGCGGGTTGGCGACCTACGCGAGGCGGCGGCCAACCTGTTTGCGGCGATCCGGCGGCTCGACGAGGCGAACCTGGATGGTATTGCCGCCGAGCTTGTGCCGGACAGCGGTCTCGGGCTGGCGATCAACGATCGGCTCCGGCGCGCCGCGCATCCGGGGCCTGTTGAGTGA
- the nikR gene encoding nickel-responsive transcriptional regulator NikR, producing the protein MGVVRFTVSLERELVERFDRKIRLEQYPTRSKAVGDLIRASLVRTEWSENEEVAGAIVLVYDHHRRDLVRRLIEIQHDYDDAIISAQHVHLDDANCLEIIAVRGRAARIQMVFRKLKTVKGMKHISLAAGTTGAHLP; encoded by the coding sequence ATGGGCGTGGTGCGATTCACCGTTTCACTAGAGCGGGAACTGGTCGAAAGGTTCGACCGGAAAATCCGACTGGAGCAATATCCGACACGCTCCAAAGCGGTGGGGGATCTGATCCGGGCCAGCTTGGTCCGGACGGAGTGGAGCGAAAACGAGGAGGTGGCGGGCGCGATCGTTCTGGTCTACGACCATCATCGGCGCGACCTGGTGCGGCGCCTAATCGAGATTCAGCACGACTACGACGATGCGATCATCTCGGCGCAGCATGTGCATTTGGACGACGCAAACTGCCTTGAAATCATCGCCGTTCGCGGCCGCGCGGCACGCATTCAGATGGTGTTCCGGAAGCTTAAGACGGTCAAAGGGATGAAGCACATCTCCCTCGCCGCCGGCACCACCGGCGCCCACCTCCCCTGA
- a CDS encoding restriction endonuclease — MGKGLAFEIEQHNERVREALHRPLPAMDPTEFEELIGRMLAEIGFEEIEIT, encoded by the coding sequence ATGGGTAAGGGCCTGGCTTTCGAGATCGAGCAGCACAACGAACGAGTCCGTGAAGCCCTGCACCGGCCCTTGCCGGCGATGGACCCGACCGAGTTCGAAGAGTTGATCGGCCGCATGCTGGCGGAAATCGGCTTCGAAGAGATCGAGATCACATAG
- a CDS encoding DUF1080 domain-containing protein, which produces MNRSVCWSAVLCTFAVHSFAALYGDPPDDRHAWAVHDMNRPRPPVVSPGAAPGQPPSDAIVLFDGTHMDEWVSDKDGSPCPWRLVDGAMEVVKGKGMIRTKRAFGDCQLHIEWRTPATIEGAGQGRGNSGVFLMGTYELQVLDSYENDTYADGQAASIYAENPPLVNASRKPGEWQTYDIVFHQPKWEGGRLVRPGSITVFHNGVLVQDHWLFEGVSTHRRRTQPKEHETKLPLKLQDHGNPVQFRNIWIREIPDYEGDYTTGPYRRPEAIRAKRAETAARVRDDAEKLLAAGRRVEGMRRLWESLIYVADPAVVERCVRMATEYANEVAALAPAAAEKAKGDILGVLGDLEYLVRHEIAPAMSGPHETLRQTADRLGWLKKK; this is translated from the coding sequence ATGAATCGTTCGGTGTGTTGGAGCGCGGTTCTGTGCACGTTCGCGGTGCATTCGTTCGCGGCGCTGTATGGAGATCCCCCCGATGACCGCCACGCGTGGGCGGTGCATGACATGAACCGGCCACGCCCGCCGGTGGTCAGCCCCGGCGCTGCTCCCGGCCAGCCCCCCTCCGATGCGATCGTCCTCTTCGACGGCACCCACATGGACGAATGGGTTTCCGACAAGGATGGCTCCCCCTGCCCCTGGCGGCTGGTGGACGGTGCGATGGAGGTCGTCAAGGGCAAGGGGATGATTCGCACGAAGCGCGCGTTCGGCGACTGCCAGCTTCACATCGAATGGCGCACGCCCGCCACCATCGAAGGCGCGGGGCAGGGGCGAGGCAACAGCGGTGTCTTTCTGATGGGCACCTATGAGCTGCAGGTGCTCGACAGCTACGAGAATGACACCTACGCGGACGGCCAGGCCGCCTCGATCTACGCGGAGAACCCCCCGCTGGTCAATGCGAGCCGCAAACCCGGGGAATGGCAGACGTACGACATCGTGTTCCATCAGCCGAAGTGGGAAGGCGGACGGCTGGTCCGTCCCGGCTCGATCACGGTCTTTCACAATGGCGTGCTGGTTCAGGATCACTGGCTCTTCGAAGGCGTCTCGACTCATCGGCGCCGCACGCAGCCGAAGGAACATGAGACCAAACTGCCGCTCAAGCTGCAGGACCATGGCAATCCGGTGCAGTTCCGCAACATCTGGATCCGCGAAATACCGGACTACGAGGGCGACTACACCACTGGCCCCTACCGCCGGCCGGAGGCGATCCGCGCCAAGCGTGCGGAGACGGCGGCGCGGGTCCGCGACGACGCGGAGAAGCTTCTCGCGGCGGGGCGTAGGGTCGAGGGAATGCGTCGGCTGTGGGAGTCGCTGATTTACGTCGCGGATCCCGCGGTGGTGGAGCGCTGCGTCCGGATGGCCACCGAGTACGCGAACGAGGTCGCCGCGCTAGCGCCCGCTGCGGCGGAAAAGGCCAAGGGCGACATCCTTGGTGTGCTGGGTGACCTTGAGTATCTGGTGCGCCACGAGATTGCGCCGGCGATGAGCGGACCGCACGAAACGCTGCGGCAGACGGCCGATCGGTTGGGGTGGCTGAAGAAAAAGTAA
- a CDS encoding ABC transporter ATP-binding protein/permease, which yields MSAEGPLLDAARPAGPVLRALARRLRPHAGALALSVGLLLAMSAAVNALPWILGRAVDRWLTDTSVPADVRWQGLLRDGAAFLVLAALAFGLRFVESLLTARAGQRVVHDLRLDLHRKALALDIELFDRTPVGRLMTRLTSDVESVQRFVTEGVVGAAADVMMLAGVVVAMVALHGGLAAWVLGSLPPLWAALAYVNGRLRRANREIRARHSALNSLLQEQIAGMFTIQLFNREARALRQFDERNGALHRANLAELHWFTLYWPVLEIAQAVSLAVVLAVGGAMRLASGGGVSLGVLAAFLAYVRELYRPISALADKAGLWQQAAVAAERLSEVLDATIRVADPPAPRPLSVGGGAIRFERVGFAYQPGHWVLREVDLELHPGERVAVVGATGAGKSTLAALLVRFYDPQEGVIRLDGQDLRQLRLADLRRRIGLVPQDPFIFSGTVAENIAIAVPGAPRGEIEKAVRFVGAEELIARLPLGLDTPLGERGGTLSAGEQQLIALARAVLANPAVLVVLDEATANVDSRTEQRIQDAIRRLMRGRTTLAIAHRLSTVLDADRILVMRQGRIVADGPHAVLLERDPHYRALIELMRLGVATERP from the coding sequence ATGAGCGCGGAAGGCCCCCTGCTCGACGCGGCGCGACCGGCGGGACCGGTGCTGCGCGCTCTCGCGCGCCGGTTGCGGCCACACGCAGGTGCGCTTGCACTTTCGGTGGGGCTGCTGCTGGCGATGTCAGCCGCGGTGAACGCGCTGCCCTGGATTCTTGGCCGCGCGGTGGACCGCTGGCTCACCGACACATCCGTTCCCGCCGACGTGCGCTGGCAGGGCCTGTTGCGGGACGGCGCCGCGTTTCTGGTACTGGCCGCGCTTGCGTTCGGGCTGCGGTTCGTCGAAAGCCTGCTGACCGCACGCGCGGGGCAACGCGTGGTGCACGACCTGCGCCTCGACCTGCATCGCAAGGCGCTCGCGCTCGATATCGAGTTGTTCGACCGCACGCCGGTGGGCCGGCTGATGACCCGGCTGACCAGCGATGTGGAGTCCGTGCAGCGGTTTGTGACGGAGGGTGTCGTCGGCGCGGCAGCGGACGTGATGATGTTGGCCGGCGTGGTCGTCGCGATGGTGGCGCTGCACGGTGGGCTTGCGGCGTGGGTGCTCGGCTCGCTTCCGCCGCTCTGGGCCGCGCTCGCCTATGTGAACGGGCGGCTTCGCCGCGCGAACCGCGAGATCCGAGCGCGCCACTCCGCACTGAACTCGCTCCTTCAGGAGCAGATTGCGGGCATGTTCACAATCCAGCTCTTCAACCGCGAGGCGCGCGCGCTGCGCCAGTTCGACGAGCGCAACGGCGCACTGCACCGCGCGAACCTCGCCGAGCTGCACTGGTTCACGCTTTACTGGCCCGTGCTCGAAATCGCGCAGGCGGTGTCGCTGGCGGTGGTGCTTGCGGTCGGCGGCGCAATGCGCCTGGCGAGCGGGGGCGGCGTCTCGCTCGGCGTGCTGGCGGCGTTCCTCGCATACGTGCGGGAGCTGTACCGGCCGATCAGCGCGCTGGCCGACAAGGCCGGCCTCTGGCAGCAGGCCGCGGTCGCCGCGGAGCGGCTCTCTGAGGTGTTGGACGCGACCATCCGCGTCGCTGATCCCCCGGCACCGCGGCCGCTGAGCGTCGGCGGCGGCGCGATCCGGTTCGAGCGGGTCGGTTTTGCCTACCAACCCGGCCACTGGGTGCTTCGCGAGGTGGATCTCGAGCTGCACCCGGGCGAGCGCGTTGCGGTGGTGGGCGCGACCGGCGCCGGCAAGAGCACGCTAGCGGCACTGCTGGTTCGCTTCTACGACCCGCAGGAGGGTGTGATCCGGTTGGACGGGCAGGACCTGCGCCAGCTGCGGCTGGCCGACTTGCGCCGCCGCATCGGACTGGTGCCGCAGGATCCGTTCATCTTCTCCGGCACGGTTGCGGAAAACATCGCGATCGCGGTTCCCGGCGCCCCCCGCGGCGAGATTGAGAAGGCCGTGCGCTTCGTCGGGGCGGAGGAACTGATCGCGCGGTTGCCGCTGGGTCTGGACACGCCGTTGGGCGAGCGCGGCGGCACACTCTCCGCCGGCGAACAGCAGCTGATTGCCCTTGCACGCGCGGTGCTCGCGAACCCCGCGGTGCTCGTCGTGCTTGACGAGGCCACCGCGAACGTGGACAGCCGCACTGAACAGCGCATTCAGGACGCGATCCGCCGGCTGATGCGCGGCCGCACCACTCTGGCGATCGCCCATCGGCTCAGTACCGTGCTTGACGCGGACCGCATCCTCGTGATGCGTCAGGGCCGCATCGTGGCGGACGGCCCGCACGCGGTGCTGCTGGAACGCGATCCCCACTACCGCGCGCTGATCGAACTGATGCGGTTAGGGGTCGCCACCGAACGGCCGTGA
- a CDS encoding ABC transporter ATP-binding protein/permease encodes MATDAGSRHRLWAYVRPHRALVAASGVCVLAAVAAQVAAPAVLRRIVDELAAGRVDRSSLSRSLALFLGVSAAGAGCALLMRRWPLRIGYEVERDLRRDLLQHLTRLEPAFYRDARTGDLMTRLTSDVATVRELVGQGILQGARSVTVVVVAFAAMIATSPVLAAVMAALFPPLILIFFVMLGRIRRRHEEVQRLQGELCNFCQESLAGIRTIRALAVEGERQRRWSELSQELVRGNLRLGWVQNPLWPLFGFSFAVGSLALLLVGGRMMLDGRLTLGALVQFQQYLLFMQWPMLAIGWTASLVQRGRASWDRICEVLERRPAVADGPYTDPLAPSPEGDIEFDQVSVIEGGRRLLDDITLRIPAGTVVGITGPTGAGKSLLVSLLPRARDPTAGTVRIGGRDLRQYPLAVLRGALGVVPQEPVLFSDTLAGNLSFGLDRPDEAWIRAAAELAHLHDDALALPQQYSTLVGERGVTLSGGQRRRAALGRALARRPRYLVLDDPFAAVDAATEAAILQRLRPVFAGCTAIVISHRVSTLREADRIVVLEGGRVTATGTHQELLACCAYYRDLVRRQDIERGLEAAS; translated from the coding sequence CGCCGGGCGCGTCGACCGCAGCTCGCTGAGCCGGTCGCTCGCGCTGTTTCTTGGCGTTTCGGCCGCTGGCGCCGGCTGTGCGCTGCTGATGCGGCGCTGGCCGCTGCGGATCGGCTACGAGGTCGAGCGCGACCTGCGCCGGGATTTGCTGCAGCACCTCACCCGGCTGGAACCGGCGTTCTACCGCGATGCGCGGACTGGCGATTTGATGACCCGGCTGACTTCCGATGTCGCGACTGTCCGGGAGCTGGTTGGCCAGGGCATTCTGCAGGGAGCGCGCTCGGTCACTGTGGTCGTGGTGGCGTTCGCGGCAATGATCGCGACCTCGCCGGTGCTGGCCGCGGTGATGGCGGCACTGTTTCCGCCGCTGATCCTGATTTTTTTTGTGATGCTGGGCCGAATTCGGCGGCGCCACGAGGAGGTACAGCGCCTGCAGGGGGAACTGTGCAACTTCTGCCAGGAGTCCCTGGCCGGCATTCGGACGATCCGCGCGCTGGCGGTGGAAGGGGAACGGCAGCGGCGATGGAGCGAGCTGAGCCAGGAGCTGGTGCGGGGCAACCTGCGACTGGGCTGGGTCCAGAATCCGCTATGGCCGCTGTTCGGATTCTCTTTTGCGGTCGGCTCACTCGCGCTGCTGTTGGTGGGCGGGCGCATGATGCTCGACGGTCGGCTGACGCTCGGCGCGCTGGTGCAGTTCCAGCAGTACCTGCTCTTCATGCAGTGGCCGATGCTCGCGATCGGATGGACCGCGAGCCTTGTGCAACGGGGGCGTGCCTCGTGGGATCGCATTTGCGAAGTGCTTGAGCGACGACCTGCCGTCGCCGACGGGCCGTACACCGACCCTCTGGCGCCGTCGCCGGAGGGGGATATCGAGTTTGATCAGGTCAGCGTGATCGAAGGGGGCCGCCGGCTGCTCGACGACATCACGCTGCGGATCCCGGCCGGCACAGTGGTGGGGATCACCGGCCCCACCGGCGCGGGGAAGTCGCTGCTGGTCTCCCTGCTGCCTCGGGCGCGCGATCCGACGGCGGGCACGGTACGAATCGGCGGGCGGGACCTGCGGCAGTATCCGTTGGCGGTGCTGCGCGGGGCGCTCGGCGTGGTGCCGCAGGAGCCCGTATTGTTTTCCGACACGCTGGCCGGAAACCTCTCGTTTGGGCTCGACCGTCCGGACGAGGCGTGGATCCGGGCTGCGGCGGAGCTCGCGCACCTGCACGACGATGCGCTGGCGCTGCCCCAGCAGTATTCGACGCTGGTCGGCGAGCGCGGCGTGACGCTCTCGGGCGGCCAGCGCCGGCGCGCCGCGCTCGGTCGCGCTCTCGCGCGCCGTCCGCGCTATCTGGTGCTCGACGATCCATTTGCGGCGGTGGACGCGGCAACCGAGGCGGCGATCCTCCAGCGGCTGCGCCCCGTCTTTGCGGGATGCACCGCGATTGTAATCAGCCACCGGGTGTCCACGTTGCGCGAGGCGGACAGGATCGTGGTGTTGGAGGGCGGACGGGTGACCGCGACCGGCACCCACCAGGAGCTGCTCGCCTGCTGCGCGTACTACCGTGATCTGGTGCGGCGGCAGGACATTGAGCGGGGCCTCGAGGCTGCGTCATGA